Proteins encoded in a region of the Uloborus diversus isolate 005 chromosome 1, Udiv.v.3.1, whole genome shotgun sequence genome:
- the LOC129234543 gene encoding lysine-specific histone demethylase 1A-like: MASTPTSEERRRCSPLESETSMNGSYEQDKQSSISGSGDEQTRRSTRRKRTKAEVKEGDVKPVNVSEEENNSDDEKVKPDKPVTSSSVNEDVEDLDSEQDDPTGLEGAAFQSRLPFDKMTSQEAACFPDIAQGMSSSQKVFLNIRNRLLQMWLDNPKQQLLFENALMQMEPPFNSDGPLVMRIHAFLERYGFINFGVYKRLKMPPVKKVGKVIIIGAGISGLAAAQQLQQFGMDVVVLEARDRVGGRVATFRKGNFIADLGAMVVTGLGGNPIAVLSKQITMELHKIRQKCPLYESNGTTVAKDKDEMVEREFNRLLEATSYLSHQLDFNYVQNKPVSLGQALEWVIKLQEKHVKEKQIQHWKAILELQEKLKTNLNKMSHLKDQIEEMRKHYQELHESKQQKDITLEFVLRSKMRDIGAACKEWDQYQEQQKEIEEKLQELEASPPSDVYLSSKDRQVLDWHFANLEFANATPLNNLSLRHWDQDDDFEFTGSHMTVRNGYSCVPVALADGLDLKLNMAVKSIRYSPHGVEVLAMNTRANSGMVSFKGDAVLCTLPLGVLKHSIQSNAQSSNAVQFVPPLPDWKVAPIQRLGFGNLNKVVLCFDRVFWDPNANLFGHVGSTTASRGELFLFWNLYRAPVLLALVAGEAAAIMESVSDDVVVGRCIAVLKGIFGNGAVPQPKETLVTRWRADPWSRGSYSYVATGSSGNDYDVLATPVSPPANMQGSQSVNIPRLFFAGEHTIRNYPATVHGALLSGLREAGRISDQFLGCPYAVRQQPMPQQVQ, from the coding sequence ATGGCATCGACCCCAACTTCTGAAGAAAGGAGACGATGCAGTCCATTGGAAAGTGAAACAAGTATGAATGGAAGTTATGAACAAGATAAGCAAAGTAGTATAAGTGGTAGTGGAGATGAACAGACTCGTAGGTCAACCAGAAGAAAACGTACAAAAGCGGAAGTCAAAGAAGGAGATGTGAAGCCTGTAAATGTATCGGAAGAAGAAAATAATTCTGATGATGAAAAAGTCAAACCTGATAAGCCTGTTACATCTTCAAGTGTTAATGAGGATGTTGAAGATTTGGATAGTGAACAAGATGATCCTACTGGACTAGAAGGTGCTGCCTTTCAAAGTCGACTTCCATTTGATAAAATGACTAGTCAAGAAGCTGCTTGTTTTCCAGATATAGCTCAAGGAATGTCAAGTAGccaaaaagtttttcttaatattagaAATCGATTGCTGCAGATGTGGCTTGATAATCCTAAGCAACAACTGCTTTTTGAAAATGCATTAATGCAAATGGAGCCACCTTTTAATAGTGATGGACCATTAGTCATGAGAATACATGCTTTTCTTGAACGTTATGGCTTTATCAATTTCGGGgtttataaaagattaaaaatgccTCCTGTTAAGAAAGTTGGAAAGGTAATTATTATTGGAGCAGGAATATCAGGTCTAGCAGCTGCCCAACAGCTTCAGCAGTTCGGAATGGATGTTGTAGTGTTAGAAGCAAGGGATCGTGTTGGTGGACGTGTTGCTACTTTCAGAAAAGGTAATTTTATTGCAGATTTAGGAGCAATGGTTGTAACAGGATTAGGAGGAAATCCTATTGCTGTTTTGAGTAAACAAATTACTATGGAGTTACATAAAATAAGGCAAAAATGTCCTTTGTATGAATCTAATGGTACAACTGTGGCTAAAGACAAAGATGAAATGGTTGAAAGAGAATTCAATAGACTCTTAGAGGCTACTTCTTACTTATCTCATCAACTTGACTTTAACTATGTTCAAAACAAGCCTGTTTCCCTCGGACAAGCACTAGAATGGGTcataaaattacaagaaaagcatgttaaagaaaaacaaattcaacattGGAAAGCTATTTTAGAACttcaagaaaaattgaaaaccaatttGAACAAAATGTCACATCTTAAAGATCAGATTGAAGAAATGCGTAAGCATTACCAAGAACTTCATGAATCAAAACAACAGAAAGACATTACGTTAGAGTTTGTTCTTCGTAGTAAAATGAGAGACATAGGTGCTGCATGTAAGGAATGGGATCAGTATCAGGAACAGCaaaaagaaatagaagaaaaattacaagaaTTGGAAGCATCTCCACCTAGTGATGTGTACTTGTCATCAAAAGATCGACAGGTTCTTGACTGGCACTTTGCCAATCTAGAATTTGCTAATGCAACTCCTCTAAATAACCTTTCTTTGCGACATTGGGATCAAGATGATGATTTTGAATTTACTGGAAGCCATATGACTGTTCGCAATGGATATTCCTGTGTTCCAGTTGCTCTTGCAGATGGTTTAGATCTCAAATTAAATATGGCAGTGAAGAGCATTCGGTATTCCCCTCACGGTGTGGAAGTTTTAGCCATGAACACAAGAGCCAACTCTGGTATGGTAAGTTTCAAAGGGGATGCTGTACTATGCACTCTTCCACTTGGGGTTTTAAAACATTCCATTCAGTCTAATGCTCAGTCATCCAATGCTGTTCAATTTGTACCTCCCCTTCCCGATTGGAAAGTAGCTCCTATTCAAAGGCTTGGCTTTGGTAATCTCAATAAAGTTGTTTTGTGTTTTGACCGTGTATTTTGGGATCCAAATGCTAATCTGTTTGGTCATGTTGGTAGTACCACAGCTAGTAGAGgggaattgtttttattttggaacTTATACAGAGCTCCAGTTTTGCTAGCCTTGGTTGCTGGAGAAGCTGCAGCTATTATGGAAAGTGTCAGTGATGATGTTGTGGTTGGTCGATGCATTGCTGTTTTGAAGGGAATTTTCGGCAATGGGGCTGTGCCTCAGCCAAAAGAAACTCTAGTTACTCGATGGAGAGCGGACCCCTGGTCAAGAGGCTCTTATTCATATGTTGCAACTGGTTCATCTGGAAATGATTATGATGTACTGGCTACTCCTGTCTCACCACCTGCTAATATGCAGGGAAGCCAATCTGTGAACATCCCTAGACTCTTCTTTGCTGGTGAACACACAATTCGCAATTACCCTGCTACTGTCCATGGTGCACTTTTAAGTGGATTGCGTGAAGCTGGTCGTATTTCAGATCAGTTTCTTGGCTGCCCTTACGCAGTTCGTCAACAGCCAATGCCTCAACAGGTCCAGTGA